One Pseudomonas sp. B21_DOA genomic window, GTCAATGATTACAGGGTTGGCGCGCCCTGGTTAATTGTAAACAGCAGCATCCCGACTCGAATCCGTTCAGTCGGGATGAACAGCCATTATTTAATGACTGCTGAGCAATGATGCCGCGCCGGCGCCGCCAAACAATCCGGCACTGATCCGGTTGAACCAGTTCTGGCCTTTACCGCTGCGCAGATACCGCGCTGCGCCATGGGCGCCCAGGCCGTAGGCCAGCTTGCAGCACAGGTCGAGTACCATCCAGGTCGCGATCATGATCAGCAATTGCGGCAGAAAAGGTTGGTTGGCGCTGAGGAACTGCGGCAGAAATGCGGCGAAGAACAGGATGTCCTTCGGATTGCTCGCGCCCAATACGAAGGCACGCCCGAACAGTGTGCGAAAGCGCGGCACCGGTGCGGCGTCAGGGACTTCGGCGCCCGTGGATGGCTGCCGCGATTGTTGCCAGCTTTGCCAGGCGAGATAGAACAGGTACAGCGCGCCGACGATTTTCAGTGCGCTGAACAGCTGCTCAGATGCCAGCAAAAGAGCACCGAGGCCAAGCGCCGAAGCGCTGAGCAGGCAGACCGAGGCAATCACCCCGCCGAGAAACGCCGGGTAAGACCGGCGCAAACCATAATTCAGACTGTTGCTGATCATCAGCAACGACAGCGGTCCCGGGATCAGGATCACCACCAGTGCAGCGCCACTGAACAGCAGCCAGGTTTCCAGACTCATCGTTTTGCTCCTTTGTTGTTATCGAGATGCGCAAAAGCCCCACCCGTGAGGGTGAGGCTGGTTTGAAGCCTGAACCGCGCAGCGCTTACAGGAAGATGAACTTGGCGATGAAGATCGCGCAGAGCACCCACAGGCTGACGGAAATTTCCTTGTACTTGCCGGTGCCGGCCTTCAGCGCCACATACGTGATGAAGCCCAATGCGATGCCGTCGGCAACGGAGAAGGTCAGCGGCATCATGATCGCCGTGACAATCGCCGGAATCGCGTCGGTTGCTTCATCCCATTCGATGTGGGCCATGCCGCCCATCATCAGCATCGCCACGTAGATCAGTGCGCCAGCCGTGGCATAAGCGGGAATCATGCCAGCCAACGGGGCGAAGAACATGGCCGCTATAAATAGCACACCCACGGTGACGGCGGTAAGACCAGTCCGACCACCAGCGGCGACGCCGGCGGCACTTTCCACGTAACTTGTCACGGGAGGCACGCCAACCACGGCGCCGAATACGCTGGATGCGCTGTCGGCCTTCATCGCCCGCGAGAGGTTTTCGATGCGACCGTCAGCCGCGACGAGATTGGCGCGCTGGGCCACGCCCATCAAGGTGCCCGCGGTGTCAAACATGTGCACAAAGAGGAAGGCCAGCACCACGCTGATCATGCTGACGTTGAACACACCGGCGACGTTCATTGCCATCCAGGTCGGCGCCAGGCTCGGCGGCGCGGACATGATGCCCTCGTAGTGCACCAGGTCCAGACCCCAGCCGGCGAGGGTGACGGTGATGATGCTGATGAGGATTGCCCCGAACACGCGGTGGTAACTCAGGATCGCGATCATCAGGAAGCAGATCGCGGCCAGCAGTGGGCCGGGTTCGCGCAGCGAGCCGAGTTTGATCAGCGTCGCCGGGCTGTCGACGACGATCCCGGCAGTCTTCAGACCGATCAGGCCGAGGAACAGACCGACACCGGCGCCCATCGCAAAACGCAGGCTGACCGGAATGCTGTTGAGCAGCCACTCGCGAATCCGCGAAAAGGTCAGGAACATGAACAGCACACCCGAAACAAACACCGCGCCGAGCGCGGTTTCCCAGTTGTAGCCCATGGTGCCGACCACGGTGTAGGTGAAGAAGGCGTTGAGGCCCATGCCCGGTGCCAGGCCGACCGGCCAGTTGGCGTACAGGCCCATCAACAGGCAGCCCAATGCCGCGGCAATACACGTGGCGACAAAGGCCGCACCGTGATCGATACCGGCGTCGGCCATGATGTTCGGGTTGACGAAGATGATGTAAGCCATGGTGATGAAGGTTGTCAGACCGGCAATCAGCTCGGTCTTCACCGTGGTGCCATGCAAGCTGAGTTTGAACAGACGCTCCAGCAGGCCATTGCGTAATGGCGGCGTGAGCTCGAGCGGCGGTGCTTCGGATTTGCGGCTTTCCACAGCGAGTACTCCTCAAGAGTTTTATTGTTATTTCCAGGGCCGGACCCATGAGGGTGGCGGCGGCCCTTTGAGGCATACGCGAATTTGTTGACCGTGTAGTCAGGAACTCGCACGCAGTGGATTATGCTTTTGTGTACAAATAAAGCAAATATTGTTTTTGGTTTTGTCGCCGATTTTTTTGTTGATAGGGATATATGGCTATCAAGCCATTCGCGAGCAGGCTCGCTCCTACCTTTGTAATGCGTTCCCATGTGGGAGCGAGGCTGCTCGCGAAAGCGCCTGTTGATTCACTCAAGAATTGTCAGACTGCCACCCAAGGCCAGATTCACCGCCAACCAGCCATTCACCGCCGCTTCCCCAGCCTCGGCAAACACCCGCTCGAGCAATTTCACCTGCTCCCGGCGCAACGCCTGCTCGAACTTCGCGCCTTCCGCCGTCAGCTCGAGCAGGCGCTTACGTTTGTCCGTCTGTGAAGCGACGCTGTCGACCAGATGCATCTCCTGCAACTGGCGCAGCGGCATGTTCAGCGCCTGTTTGCTCACGCCGAGCAGGGCCAGCAGCTCCTTCACGCTGAGGTTCGGGTAGCGTGCGATGAAAAACACGATGCGCTGATGCACCCGCGAGAGTCCGCGGCGCTCGAGCATTTCATCTGCCTTGGCAGTGAACGCCTGGTAGCCGAAGAAAAACGCTTCCATCGCCTTTTGTTGGCTAGTGGGGTTCTTAAGGTCAAGCATGTTGACGTACTCGCTCAAGCTGTCGTAATTTCAGTCAACCAGTTTGACTCATTTTTTGCATCCCTCGCTACGGTGACCTCCATGGCTTTTTCCGAACGTGTCTCGCGCCTGAAAAGTTCTTTGATCCGAGAAATCCTTGCTGCCGCTCAGCGTCCAGAAGTGATGTCATTCGCCGGCGGCTTGCCTGCCGAAGCGATGTTGCCGAAAGTGGGGTGGGCGGAGTTGCCGTTATCGCTTGGTCAGTACGGCATGAGCGAAGGCGAGCCGGCCTTGCGTGAAGCCTTGGCGGCAGAGGCGAGGGCGCTTGGTCTGGAATGCGAGGCGAGTCAGGTGCTGGTAGTCAGCGGCTCGCAGCAAACCCTGGATCTGGCGGCCAAGCTGTACATCGACAAGGGCACGGAAATTCTGCTGGAGGCGCCAACCTATCTGGCCGCGCTGCAAATCTTCCAGCTGTTCGGCGCCGACTGCCTGACCGTGCCGCAGGAAGCCGACGGTCCCAACCTGGCGCAACTGCGCAACCGTCTGCAACAGCACCGCCCGGCATTTATCTACCTGATCCCGACGTTCCAGAATCCATCCGCCGTACGCTACAGCGAGGCCAAACGCGCAGCCGTCGCCGCGTTGCTCGATGAGTTCGGCGTCACCCTGATTGAAGACGAGCCGTACCGCGAGCTGACCTTCGATGGCGGCAGTGCCAAGCCGATTGCCGCACGCTTGAATAAAGCCAGTTGGATCTATACCGGCACCGTCTCGAAAACCTTGCTCCCGGGATTGCGTGTCGGGTACCTCATCGCTAGCCCGGATCTGTTCCCGCACCTGCTCAAGCTCAAGCAATCGGCAGATCTTCACACCAATCGCATCGGCCAGTGGCAGGCGCTGCAATGGATCGGCTCGCAGAAGTATCAACAGCATTTAAGCGAACTGCGTGATTTCTACCGGCAGCGGCGCGATGCGTTTCAGTTGGCGCTGGAAAGCCATTTTGCCGATCTGGCGGAGTGGAACATGCCGCAGGGCGGGCTGTTTTTCTGGCTGACGTTGAAGCAGCCTCTGGATACGCGGTCATTGCTCAACGAGGCGTTGGCCAATGATGTGGCGTTCATGCCGGGTGAGCCGTTCTTTCCCGAGCCGGACAAACATCACGGGCATTTGCGCTTGAACTTCAGCCACATTGATCCGGCGCGCCTGGATGAGGGATTGAAGCGGCTGGCGGCAGTGGTGCGGCGGGCGCAGCTGGAGAGAGCGGCCTAGCAAAACGCCGGCTCAAGGGCCGGCGTTGTCAGTGCGGGCCTCTTCGCGAGCCTGCTCGCGAAGGCGGCTAGCGCTCCAACCCATTAACATCAGACTGCAGCAAACCGCTTGTCCAGATAATCAATGATCACCTTGGATTCATACATCCAGGTAGTCTGCCCGTTCTCTTCGATACGCAGGCAAGGCACTTTGATCCGGCCGCCCTGTTCCAGCAACGTCTGGCGATCCTGCTCGTTGTTCTTCGCGTCTTTCAGTGCCACCGGCACTATTCAGGCGATGCAGGGCGCGACGGGTCTTAACGCAGAACGGGCAGGCGTGAAACTGATACAGCGTCAGATCTTTTGCGGCAGCGTCGACTTGCGCCTGAGCAGCGGCGGGGCGTTTCTTCTTGCCCGGGCGGGTGATGAAGTCGATGAAGATAACCAGTTGGCCGAGGCCGACACGAAGCGCTTTGACGAACACGTTGAAAGCCTCACGGTGCAAATGAAGAAAGGCGCGCAGCTTACCCGATTTTTCATGGGCGAAAAAACCGGCGATCAACGCCGGCTGTTTTCTGTTGCGAATTACTTGATGAGGCTGAGGAATTCGCTACGGGTTGCTGCGTTTTCACGGAACTCACCGAGCATCACCGACGTGATCATCGACGAATTCTGCTTTTCCACGCCGCGCATCATCATGCACATGTGCTTGGCTTCGATCACCACGGCCACGCCCAGCGCGCCGGTAACTTGCATTACCGCATCGGCGATCTGGCGACTGAGGTTTTCCTGAATCTGCAGGCGACGGGCGTACATATCGACGATCCGCGCCACTTTCGACAGGCCCAGCACTTTGCCGCTCGGGATATAGGCGACATGCGCCTTGCCAATGAACGGCAGCAGGTGGTGTTCGCACAACGAATACAGCTCGATGTCCTTGACCAGCACCATTTCGCTGTTGTCGGAGCTGAACAGGGCACCGTTTGTGACCTCTTCGAGCGTCTGTGCATAACCGCGGCAGAGGTACTGCATGGCTTTGGCGGCACGCTTTGGCGTGTCGAGCAGGCCCTCGCGGGACACGTCCTCGCCCAATTGGCCGAGAATCGCGGTGTAATTCTGTTCCAGGGACATGAAACTACCTGTGGGGATTTTCGCAAAGGGCAAGGGTACGGTGGCGGACACAACCCTGCAAGTTCGGTGTGACGGCTTTATTCGTCGCGACCTTCCATCATCGTCCGTTTCAGCATCACATAAACCGCGCCAGCGCCGCCGTGGCGGGCCTGACAGGAGCAGAAACCGAGTACTTGCGCGTGCTGGCGCAGCCAAGTGTTGACGTGGCTTTTGATCATCGGGCGCTTGCCATCCAGGCGCACAGCCTTGCCGTGAGTCACGCGCACGCAGCGGATTTCGAATTTGGTCGCTTCGGCGAGAAAGGCCCAAAGTGTTTCCCGGGCCTTTTCCACGCTCATGCCGTGCAGGTCGAGGCTGCCTTCGAACGGGATCTGCCCGACCTTGAGCTTGCGCATCTGGCTTTCCTGCACACCGTCGCGGGACCACATCAGCTCGTCTTCCGGGCCGACGTCGATCACGAACTGGTCGGAAAGACCGTCAATGATGGTGGTGTCGCTGCGCACGGTGGCGGACTGACGCAGCTTGGCGATCTGCGCGCGGTCAGCCTTGGGTTTGCCGGTGTCGGCGCGGTCGTGCTTGATCGGCTTGACGCCCTGGATCGCACTTTTAAACAGAGAAAAATCGTCGTCTTGCATGTCAGCCTCCGCGAAGGGCGGCCAGTTTACCCAAGTCGACACAAAACGGCCCGGCAAAAAGCCAGGCCGTTGGGTCAGTCGTGTTTTTTCATCAGATGCGGGGACATGTTCAGTTCCCGCGATTGCCGTGCGCGACGGCGGCATCGGCGCCACAGGGCAACGCCGAAATACAGAAACAGCAAACCGACGGCGAGCATGATGGCCGAGCCCAGCGGTGATGCGTTCAGGTCGCCCAGCGCCGGCGGGCGGCCGAGCAGGCTGGCGGCACCGGCCATTGCCAGCAGCACGCCGAACGTCGCCAGAATGGCCGAGATCGCCGCGCCAAATCGAAAACGCCAGTTGCTTTGGCCTTTGGGCCGCAAACGGCGTGCGTCAAATCCATCGGATAACTTCATTCCGACCTTCCTCAATGGTATCGGCCCTTCGACCGGGAGTTGACCGGGTTGTTCCTGAGGCTATGGCATTTGCGGCAAATCAGCGGATATAGCGGATGAGCGGTGCCAATGCACCGCTCACAAGGGCAGGGTCAGATCAGGTCCTGAGTCTTGGCCAGCGTGGCGAAGTTGTCGGCCATGATCGCCATTTCCGCTTCCTGCACGCGTTCGGCGCTGAGCACGCCGCCCTTGAAGGGCAGATCGCGAGTCGCGCAGGCGTCTTCGACCAGGGTGCAGCGGAAACCGAGGTTCTTCGCCGCGCGCACGGTGGTGCTGACGCTGGAGTGGCTCATGAAACCGCAGACGATCAGGTCCAGTGAGCCGAGGTTTTGCAGGCGTTCGAGCAGCTCGGTGCCATGGAATGCGCTGGGTAGCAGTTTGCCGATAATGGTTTCATCGCCTTGCGGTTCCAGACCGGGGATGAATTCGCCACGTTCGCCCTGCGGGTCGAACAGGCCACCAACGGTGCCGAGATGACGCACGTGCACGATCGGCCGACCGGCGGCACGGGCTGCGGCAACCACTTGTTTGATGTTCGCGACGGCCGCGTCCATGCCGCTCAGGGCGAGCGGGCCACTGAGGTATTCCTTCTGGGCATCGATGATGACCACGGTGGCATGGCTCAGTGTGGCCGCTGCGTAACCGCGACCGCTGAGTTGAAACATCGTTTTTGGAACGGACATTCTGGGGCTCCTCGGGGTGGGGCTTTTGCGACATTGTCCTCTGGCTGAGCGGTTCTGTGAATCGCTACCATCGTAGGCGCCGTCGTTC contains:
- a CDS encoding LysE family translocator; protein product: MSLETWLLFSGAALVVILIPGPLSLLMISNSLNYGLRRSYPAFLGGVIASVCLLSASALGLGALLLASEQLFSALKIVGALYLFYLAWQSWQQSRQPSTGAEVPDAAPVPRFRTLFGRAFVLGASNPKDILFFAAFLPQFLSANQPFLPQLLIMIATWMVLDLCCKLAYGLGAHGAARYLRSGKGQNWFNRISAGLFGGAGAASLLSSH
- a CDS encoding NCS2 family permease, giving the protein MESRKSEAPPLELTPPLRNGLLERLFKLSLHGTTVKTELIAGLTTFITMAYIIFVNPNIMADAGIDHGAAFVATCIAAALGCLLMGLYANWPVGLAPGMGLNAFFTYTVVGTMGYNWETALGAVFVSGVLFMFLTFSRIREWLLNSIPVSLRFAMGAGVGLFLGLIGLKTAGIVVDSPATLIKLGSLREPGPLLAAICFLMIAILSYHRVFGAILISIITVTLAGWGLDLVHYEGIMSAPPSLAPTWMAMNVAGVFNVSMISVVLAFLFVHMFDTAGTLMGVAQRANLVAADGRIENLSRAMKADSASSVFGAVVGVPPVTSYVESAAGVAAGGRTGLTAVTVGVLFIAAMFFAPLAGMIPAYATAGALIYVAMLMMGGMAHIEWDEATDAIPAIVTAIMMPLTFSVADGIALGFITYVALKAGTGKYKEISVSLWVLCAIFIAKFIFL
- a CDS encoding MarR family transcriptional regulator; protein product: MLDLKNPTSQQKAMEAFFFGYQAFTAKADEMLERRGLSRVHQRIVFFIARYPNLSVKELLALLGVSKQALNMPLRQLQEMHLVDSVASQTDKRKRLLELTAEGAKFEQALRREQVKLLERVFAEAGEAAVNGWLAVNLALGGSLTILE
- a CDS encoding PLP-dependent aminotransferase family protein, whose amino-acid sequence is MAFSERVSRLKSSLIREILAAAQRPEVMSFAGGLPAEAMLPKVGWAELPLSLGQYGMSEGEPALREALAAEARALGLECEASQVLVVSGSQQTLDLAAKLYIDKGTEILLEAPTYLAALQIFQLFGADCLTVPQEADGPNLAQLRNRLQQHRPAFIYLIPTFQNPSAVRYSEAKRAAVAALLDEFGVTLIEDEPYRELTFDGGSAKPIAARLNKASWIYTGTVSKTLLPGLRVGYLIASPDLFPHLLKLKQSADLHTNRIGQWQALQWIGSQKYQQHLSELRDFYRQRRDAFQLALESHFADLAEWNMPQGGLFFWLTLKQPLDTRSLLNEALANDVAFMPGEPFFPEPDKHHGHLRLNFSHIDPARLDEGLKRLAAVVRRAQLERAA
- the folE gene encoding GTP cyclohydrolase I FolE is translated as MSLEQNYTAILGQLGEDVSREGLLDTPKRAAKAMQYLCRGYAQTLEEVTNGALFSSDNSEMVLVKDIELYSLCEHHLLPFIGKAHVAYIPSGKVLGLSKVARIVDMYARRLQIQENLSRQIADAVMQVTGALGVAVVIEAKHMCMMMRGVEKQNSSMITSVMLGEFRENAATRSEFLSLIK
- a CDS encoding Smr/MutS family protein produces the protein MQDDDFSLFKSAIQGVKPIKHDRADTGKPKADRAQIAKLRQSATVRSDTTIIDGLSDQFVIDVGPEDELMWSRDGVQESQMRKLKVGQIPFEGSLDLHGMSVEKARETLWAFLAEATKFEIRCVRVTHGKAVRLDGKRPMIKSHVNTWLRQHAQVLGFCSCQARHGGAGAVYVMLKRTMMEGRDE
- a CDS encoding cysteine hydrolase produces the protein MSVPKTMFQLSGRGYAAATLSHATVVIIDAQKEYLSGPLALSGMDAAVANIKQVVAAARAAGRPIVHVRHLGTVGGLFDPQGERGEFIPGLEPQGDETIIGKLLPSAFHGTELLERLQNLGSLDLIVCGFMSHSSVSTTVRAAKNLGFRCTLVEDACATRDLPFKGGVLSAERVQEAEMAIMADNFATLAKTQDLI